The genomic stretch GAAAGATGTAGTCGGACTGGTCGTCGATGATATGCTCGAATGTGGCGAGGAGATAGCGTTGTCATGCTGAACGTAGTGAAGCATCTCGTCTGATTAGGAGGAGACCCTTCACTTCGTTCAGAATGACATCAAGCCTTTAGTACTTATTAAGTAGTAAATCAACACCATAAACACCACAACACAATGATCGCTGAACTCACCAACACGGCTTACGCCTATCTTTCGTCCGGCATCGGAGCCGGGCTCGTTACCATCGGCGCCGGTCTCGGTATCGGCAAAATCGCTGCCAACGCTATGGAGGGCATCGCCCGCCAGCCCGAAGCGACCGCCAAGATCCAGACCGCGATGATCATCTCCGCGGCGCTGATCGAAGGCATCGCGCTGCTCAGCGCGGTCATATGTCTGCTGCTGAATCTTAAGGCTTAGTCACCGCATCATTCCCGCGCAGGCGGGAATCTAGTCAAGTTGAAAAATCACGGGGGCGAGTCTGGATTCCCGCCTGCGCGGGAATGACAACCGTCCCGGACCAAAGCCTATGATGGACATCCATCCGGGTCTGATGATCTGGACCATCATCTCATTCGTCATTCTTCTGGCGATCCTGAAGAAGTTCGCCTGGGGACCGATCCTCAAGGCGCTCGACGAACGGGAGTTGGGCATCAAGACCAACATCGAACAAGCCCGGGCGGCTCGCGAGGAAGCCGACAAAGCCCTCGCCGAATACAAGCGCAAACTGGCTGAAGCCCAAGCCGAAGCGCAAGCCGTCGTCTCCAAGTCCCGCGCCGATGCCGAGCGGGTCCGCGAGGATCTACTCGCCAAGTCCAAGGAAGAGGCGCAGGGGCTGGTCGAGCGGGCTCGCCGGCAGATCGAGATGGAGACGCAAGCCGCGCTCAACTCGATACGCGCCGAGGTGGCGGACCTGGCGGTGAATGTGGCTTCCAAAGCGATCGGCAAGTCACTGACGCCCGACGTCCACAGCCGTTTGGTCGCTGAATCCCTTGCGGAG from Calditrichota bacterium encodes the following:
- the atpE gene encoding ATP synthase F0 subunit C, which codes for MIAELTNTAYAYLSSGIGAGLVTIGAGLGIGKIAANAMEGIARQPEATAKIQTAMIISAALIEGIALLSAVICLLLNLKA
- the atpF gene encoding F0F1 ATP synthase subunit B, with the protein product MMDIHPGLMIWTIISFVILLAILKKFAWGPILKALDERELGIKTNIEQARAAREEADKALAEYKRKLAEAQAEAQAVVSKSRADAERVREDLLAKSKEEAQGLVERARRQIEMETQAALNSIRAEVADLAVNVASKAIGKSLTPDVHSRLVAESLAESRN